The following coding sequences are from one Culex quinquefasciatus strain JHB chromosome 1, VPISU_Cqui_1.0_pri_paternal, whole genome shotgun sequence window:
- the LOC6044428 gene encoding interferon-inducible double-stranded RNA-dependent protein kinase activator A homolog codes for MAGQSALGAKTPVTELQEICARRKVPLPIYESAGEDNSTPAKIFSTSVTALGQTCVGHGRSKKDSKHAAALHMLKLLASHGESGIDLDDPQLAISSSDKVMEVRDICVQRNFEVPEFECVRSSGPSHAPEFEFECRVGNIVRRGVHNTKKGAKQVACNEMLKTLQAMPVEENMMQVQSLDQAAKMDTDDNEHIIRNYREYKNSDIKKKLGVKIADRHNYFAELEEAKIDAARSLAMDETMDVQEKCALIPRALGLKFDMKLGDSQLQAENGQKLYSFELMNSEYDCFIFGLGNEFYESVYRYFTTMLNFSFKQR; via the exons atgGCTGGCCAGTCTGCGCTCGGTGCGAAAACCCCTGTCACGGAACTGCAGGAAATTTGCGCCCGCCGGAAGGTTCCACTTCCGATCTACGAGAGTGCCGGCGAGGACAACTCGACACCGGCGAAGATTTTCAGCACCTCGGTTACGGCGCTTGGCCAGACTTGTGTGGGCCACGGCCGCTCGAAGAAAGATTCCAAACACGCTGCCGCGCTGCACATGCTGAAACTGCTGGCCAGCCACGGCGAGAGTGGGATCGACCTCGACGACCCGCAGCTGGCCATCTCGTCGTCGGACAAAGTCATGGAGGTGCGCGATATCTGCGTTCAGCGCAATTTCGAGGTTCCAGAGTTTGAGTGCGTTCGAAGTTCCGGTCCGTCGCACGCGCCGGAGTTTGAGTTCGAATGTCGTGTGGGCAACATTGTCCGACGGGGCGTGCACAACACCAAGAAGGGGGCCAAACAGGTGGCCTGCAACGAGATGTTGAAAACACTGCAAGCG ATGCCGGTCGAGGAGAACATGATGCAGGTGCAATCGCTGGACCAGGCGGCAAAGATGGACACCGACGACAACGAGCACATTATCCGAAACTATCGCGAGTACAAAAACTCGGACATCAAGAAGAAGCTGGGCGTGAAGATCGCCGACCGGCACAACTACTTCGCCGAGTTGGAGGAAGCGAAAATTGACGCCGCCCGGAGCTTGGCCATGGACGAGACGATGGACGTGCAGGAAAAGTGTGCGCTCATTCCGCGGGCGCTCGGGCTCAAGTTTGACATGAAGCTTGGGGACAGCCAGCTTCAGGCGGAAAACGGCCAGAAACTGTACTCGTTCGAGCTGATGAACAGCGAGTACGATTGTTTTATCTTTGGACTGGGCAACGAGTTTTACGAGAGCGTTTACCGATACTTTACCACGATGCTAAATTTTTCTTTCAAGCAGCGTTGA
- the LOC6044430 gene encoding LOW QUALITY PROTEIN: sesquipedalian-1 (The sequence of the model RefSeq protein was modified relative to this genomic sequence to represent the inferred CDS: inserted 2 bases in 1 codon), translating to MKINEKNLCMFATTPPVDLEGWLNKXGEVNKSWQRRWFVLKGNLLFYFERKGDREPLGMIILEGCTVELAEEGEQYCFQIIFHGANNRTYYLSTESQGNMEQWMKALTCAGYDYMKLMVAELQRQLDEIEDGGKLSADDALENSPLPPPPKAPPRRQNPGFQHRPAMPPIEYATNAEFVASDASTVLPSPKVIRRAPPAPIAAIHQHHRSEAVNMELRSPPEPPVSSSTVAATSQLNVVDLLNVAGDPTTDEFSFERMHSLLGAPVLVHLRARKTAMEKSEQPLISF from the exons ATGAAGATCAACGAGAAGAATCTGTGCATGTTTGCGACCACTCCGCCGGTGGATCTGGAAGGGTGGCTCAACAA CGGGGAAGTGAACAAAAGCTGGCAGCGACGATGGTTTGTTCTCAAGGGGAACCTCCTGTTTTACTTCGAACGGAAAGGGGACCGAGAACCGCTCGGGATGATCATCCTGGAGGGTTGCACCGTTG AACTCGCCGAAGAGGGCGAACAGTACTGCTTTCAGATAATCTTCCACGGCGCCAACAATCGGACCTACTACCTGAGCACCGAGTCCCAGGGCAACATGGAGCAGTGGATGAAGGCCCTGACCTGTGCCGGGTACGACTACATGAAGCTGATGGTGGCCGAGCTGCAGCGCCAGCTGGACGAAATCGAGGACGGTGGCAAGTTGAGTGCAGACGACGCGTTGGAGAACTCACCCCTGCCGCCACCACCGAAGGCGCCACCTCGGAGGCAGAATCCGGGCTTCCAGCACAGGCCGGCGATGCCGCCGATTGAGTACGCAACGAATGCCG AATTCGTCGCGAGCGACGCCTCAACGGTCCTCCCGTCGCCAAAAGTGATCCGGCGAGCGCCTCCCGCACCGATTGCCGCCATCCACCAGCACCACCGCAGTGAAGCCGTGAACATGGAGCTGCGATCACCGCCGGAACCGCCGGTGAGCTCCTCCACTGTCGCTGCCACCTCTCAGTTGAACGTGGTGGACCTGCTGAACGTGGCCGGCGACCCGACGACGGACGAGTTTAGCTTCGAGCGGATGCACTCGCTGCTCGGGGCGCCGGTACTGGTCCACCTGAGGGCACGCAAAACGGCCATGGAGAAGAGCGAACAGCCGCTTATTAGCTTTTAA
- the LOC6044431 gene encoding intraflagellar transport protein 140 homolog: MTLYFDTKVQFLDSEAISTVSCWHPNEPIFAVASYSNERGGSVTIFDDTGVPLRNVTYPVHLTSQATVLTWHPEKKILLSGWENGEIHAWFEGKRDFTTINGPHKSPIMLLEFSEKGGRVITADAMGVLTGWRYDGHGQFLTMFNHDLRDPLLHITFRKSIESASNRELTNLAKAAVAGDEAALDTLTTWRPRTAVRNLAHATLADNYCFFACTQAGILYYINQTGTCTEIVRGDSIPIIQILWHPRQDSIVLLLEDITIGHYEVDGSGQITELDRVKLSGSVKASGYKSAITWVAGVGAALAILTGDLSVRIWDIESNDNYVLSMELTATAGSGTNVPSRNSAVELFTCVSYCKDNQTLSAGTNQGNLYTWRRLNVNRSYDYPENQWQLTNVTPVRGTIKSLTWGITDANRPCMMVNCLSSVFILKEQALLAGHTRTLWATQKKSNELALAQQSTSAGGDAERRTAVMKSDNSIIHLALSEINLVLTNGRTVAVYRVGVPGVGGSSVVSSSGGPEEDADALSITYQGSFGVDCVAIYLYDQNVVALGAEQVKIYSLSGVVLQEIFFSDHEGKPIGADLLGPYLTVFTLNGYIKLYDISRHELKPLQPPKSGYDLFEKFGEIISAKCNATGTHVAVTIANEQLLPDGKLYLWNLESSNIKYYEFSSKGEADSVIQHLPIGFYWDTDDPRMLACETKPIPGQSKGGKGGAGNVPESQINVVFVDQRLQLRELELIELGSGEQLINVCIPHVVILKLNQVERVPLRDFKGLEDCDLVTRNMVLNFSLNVAQENMDQAFSCIRSLKSDTVWTNLAKLCVNTGRLDVAKVCLGHLKRARSVRALRKAMEDQTLEHECRVAILAIELNMIAEAEALYKKVGRYDLLNKLYQAAGRFDEALEIAEHLDRVHLKNTYHKYAEWLKENGKTQKAIQFYEKTNNLMHNVSQLLMDDPAALKKYMQGTKDPELLKWWAQYIESSGDMEGAFKIYQKSEDWFSQVRILCFIGQVGKADEIARNSGDRAACYHLARYYENSGKFSEAIQFYTRAQTYGNAVRICKENDLQDDLWTVACTARPRDKASAAAYFEENGDYRRAVELYHRAGMLHKAVEMAFKSQQPESLQVIASELDASSDPELVSRCADFFIGIEQNYKAVQLLASARQLDRALQVAADHSVPLTETLAELLTPNKEEVSEEARISILIKLGEILQEQGDYHSATKKFTQAGDKIRAMKSLLKSGDTDKIIFFAGMSRQKEVYVMAANYLQALSWQSDSKILKNIVTFYTKGQAYNQLANFYANCAQAEIDEFRDYDKALKALQEAAKCLSRATPPSQKINDTLQQAMAEVRKVIDLQDAVERREFLAVIKLLKVKLEEQVGPPVRVWDLLALLVECLVSTSQYSEALYYLKVLAQKKLDWYQQELIERSLLDKLVAETGVNLEPYVSPGRPQRPLTSSTVTIDSDEEEIQEEFEQ, from the exons ATGACACTGTATTTCGACACCAAGGTCCAGTTTTTGGACAGTGAAGCGATCAGTACGGTCAGTTGTTGGCATCCGAATGAGCCGATCTTCGCCGTGGCCTCGTACAGTAATGAACGGGGTGGTTCCGTAACGATCTTTGATGATACG GGTGTCCCCCTACGGAACGTGACCTACCCGGTGCACTTGACGTCCCAAGCGACGGTGCTAACCTGGCACCCGGAGAAGAAGATTCTGCTAAGTGGGTGGGAGAATGGCGAGATACATGCCTGGTTCGAGGGCAAACGGGACTTTACCACCATCAATGGGCCGCACAAGTCTCCGATTATGCTGCTGGAGTTTAGCGAGAAAGGGGGGCGGGTCATTACGGCCGATGCGATGGGAGTGTTGACCGGATGGCGGTACGACGGGCATGGTCAGTTCTTGACCATGTTCAACCATGACCTGCGGGATCCGCTGCTGCACATCACGTTCCGGAAGTCGATCGAGAGCGCTAGCAACCGGGAGCTGACCAATTTGGCCAA AGCCGCGGTGGCTGGCGACGAGGCCGCGCTGGACACGCTTACCACGTGGCGCCCGCGGACTGCCGTGCGAAACCTGGCGCACGCCACCCTCGCCGACAACTACTGCTTTTTCGCGTGCACCCAGGCCGGCATCCTGTACTACATCAACCAGACGGGCACGTGCACGGAGATCGTGCGCGGGGACAGCATCCCGATCATCCAGATCCTGTGGCACCCGAGGCA GGACTCCATCGTGCTGCTGCTGGAGGACATCACCATCGGTCATTACGAGGTGGATGGCAGCGGCCAAATTACCGAGCTGGACCGCGTCAAGCTGTCCGGTTCGGTGAAGGCGTCCGGTTACAAAAGTGCCATCACGTGGGTCGCCGGAGTCGGTGCGGCCTTGGCGATTTTAACAGGAGATTTGTCCGTCCGTATTTGGGACATTGAAAGTAACGATAATTACGTACTGTCGATGGAGTTGACAGCCACGGCTGGAAGTGGAACAAATGTACCGTCCCGGAACTCTGCCGTTGAGCTTTTCACCTGCGTTTCATACTGCAAAGACAACCAGACGCTGAGTGCCGGCACGAATCAGGGCAATTTGTACACGTGGCGCCGGCTGAACGTGAACCGGTCGTACGACTACCCGGAGAACCAGTGGCAGTTGACGAACGTAACGCCGGTCCGCGGCACGATCAAGAGTCTCACCTGGGGCATTACGGACGCGAACCGACCCTGCATGATGGTCAACTGCCTGTCGAGTGTGTTCATCCTGAAGGAGCAGGCCCTCCTCGCCGGTCACACCCGAACCCTGTGGGCGACCCAGAAAAAGTCCAACGAGTTGGCCCTGGCCCAGCAGAGTACGTCGGCGGGGGGTGACGCGGAACGGCGGACGGCCGTGATGAAAAGCGATAATTCCATCATCCATCTTGCGCTGAGCGAGATAAATCTTGTCCTAACAAACGGCCGTACGGTGGCCGTCTACCGGGTGGGCGTCCCCGGCGTCGGAGGTTCTTCCGTCGTCTCGTCGTCCGGAGGCCCGGAAGAAGACGCCGATGCGCTATCCATCACGTACCAGGGCAGCTTTGGCGTTGATTGTGTGGCGATTTACCTGTACGACCAGAACGTGGTGGCGCTCGGGGCGGAGCAGGTGAAAATTTACTCCCTCAGCGGGGTCGTGCTGCAGGAGATATTTTTCAGTGACCATGAAG GCAAACCCATCGGCGCCGACCTGCTCGGACCGTACCTCACCGTGTTCACCCTCAACGGGTACATCAAACTGTACGACATCTCCCGGCACGAGCTCAAACCACTGCAACCGCCAAAGAGCGGCTACGATCTGTTTGAAAAGTTCGGCGAAATCATCTCCGCCAAGTGCAACGCCACCGGGACGCACGTGGCCGTCACGATCGCCAACGAGCAGCTGCTTCCGGACGGGAAGCTGTACCTGTGGAACTTGGAGAGCAGCAACATCAAGTACTACGAGTTTTCCAGCAAGGGGGAGGCCGATTCGGTGATTCAGCACTTGCCGATCGGGTTCTACTGGGACACGGACGATCCGCGGATGTTGGCTTGTGAGACGAAGCCGATTCCGGGACAGAGTAAGGGCGGGAAGGGTGGTGCGGGGAATGTTCCCGAGTCGCAGATTAACGTGGTGTTTGTTGATCAGCGGTTGCAGCTGAGGGAGCTGGAGTTGATCGAGTTGGGGAGTGGGGAGCAGTTGATTAATGTTTGTATTCCGCACGTGGTGATTTTGAAGCTAAACCAGGTCGAGCGGGTTCCGTTGAGAGATTTCAAGGGGTTGGAGGATTGCGATCTTGTTACGCGGAACATGGTGTTGAACTTTAGCTTGAACGTGGCCCAGGAGAACATGGATCAGGCGTTTAGCTGCATACGATCGCTGAAGTCGGACACGGTTTGGACGAATTTGGCGAAGCTTTGCGTCAATACGGGGAGGTTGGACGTGGCTAAGGTGTGTTTGGGTCATTTGAAGAGAGCGCGATCGGTGCGGGCGTTGAGGAAAGCGATGGAGGATCAGACGTTGGAGCATGAGTGTCGGGTTGCCATCTTGGCGATCGAGTTGAATATGATTGCGGAAGCGGAAGCGTTGTACAAGAAGGTTGGAAGGTACGATCTGTTGAATAAACTTTACCAAGCTGCGGGTAGGTTCGATGAGGCGTTGGAGATCGCTGAACACCTTGATCGTGTGCATTTGAAAAATACTTATCACAAGTACGCGGAATGGTTGAAGGAGAATGGAAAGACCCAGAAGGCGATCCAGTTCTATGAGAAGACAAACAATTTGATGCACAACGTGAGCCAGCTCTTGATGGACGATCCAGCGGCGTTGAAGAAGTACATGCAGGGTACGAAAGACCCGGAACTTCTCAAGTGGTGGGCTCAGTACATAGAGAGTAGTGGTGATATGGAGGGGGCGTtcaaaatctatcaaaagtcgGAGGATTGGTTCTCTCAGGTCAGGATCCTTTGCTTCATTGGTCAAGTTGGTAAAGCGGACGAGATCGCTCGGAACAGTGGCGATCGTGCTGCTTGTTATCACCTGGCTCGCTACTACGAAAACAGTGGCAAGTTTTCCGAGGCGATCCAATTTTACACGCGAGCGCAGACCTACGGCAACGCCGTAAGAATCTGCAAAGAGAACGATCTTCAGGACGATCTTTGGACGGTTGCTTGCACGGCTCGCCCTCGGGACAAAGCCTCGGCCGCGGCTTACTTCGAGGAGAATGGAGACTATCGACGAGCTGTAGAGCTTTACCACCGAGCTGGAATGTTGCACAAAGCCGTCGAGATGGCGTTCAAGTCACAACAGCCGGAGTCATTGCAGGTGATCGCGTCCGAACTGGACGCTAGTTCGGATCCGGAGTTGGTAAGCCGTTGCGCTGACTTCTTCATCGGAATCGAGCAGAACTACAAGGCTGTTCAGCTGCTTGCAAGTGCTCGACAGCTCGATCGAGCACTTCAAGTAGCCGCGGATCACTCAGTTCCGCTCACGGAAACTCTTGCGGAACTTCTAACCCCGAACAAGGAAGAAGTCTCCGAGGAAGCCCGAATTTCCATCCTGATCAAGCTAGGTGAAATCCTCCAAGAGCAAGGCGACTACCACTCCGCTACGAAGAAGTTCACCCAAGCCGGCGATAAGATCCGCGCCATGAAGAGCCTCCTAAAGTCCGGCGACACCGACAAGATCATCTTTTTCGCTGGAATGTCCCGTCAAAAGGAGGTCTACGTGATGGCTGCCAACTATTTACAAGCCCTAAGCTGGCAAAGTGACTCCAAGATCCTCAAAAACATCGTGACCTTCTATACCAAAGGCCAGGCGTACAACCAACTGGCAAACTTTTACGCTAACTGCGCCCAAGCCGAAATCGACGAGTTCCGTGACTACGACAAAGCTCTGAAGGCGCTCCAGGAAGCGGCCAAGTGTCTCTCGCGTGCCACCCCACCTTCCCAGAAGATCAACGACACTCTTCAACAAGCAATGGCGGAGGTACGCAAGGTGATCGACCTGCAGGACGCCGTCGAACGGCGCGAGTTCCTCGCCGTCATCAAACTGCTCAAGGTCAAGCTCGAGGAGCAGGTTGGACCGCCGGTGCGGGTTTGGGACCTGCTCGCACTGCTCGTGGAATGTCTGGTCTCAACGAGTCAGTACTCGGAAGCCCTGTACTATTTGAAGGTGCTGGCCCAGAAGAAGCTCGACTGGTACCAGCAGGAGCTGATTGAGCGGAGTTTGCTGGACAAGCTGGTGGCGGAGACGGGGGTGAATTTGGAGCCGTACGTGAGTCCCGGAAGGCCGCAGCGGCCGCTGACTTCGTCAACGGTGACGATCGATAGTGACGAGGAGGAGATACAGGAAGAGTTTGAACAGTAG